The following are from one region of the Leclercia sp. AS011 genome:
- the exbB gene encoding tol-pal system-associated acyl-CoA thioesterase, with the protein MGNNLMQTDLSVWGMYHHADIVVKIVMIGLILASVVTWAIFFSKSVELLSHKRRLKREQQQLAEARTLNQASDMSASFQAKSLTTLLINEAQNELELSAGSEDNEGIKERTGFRLERRVAAIGRHMGRGNGYLATIGAISPFVGLFGTVWGIMNSFIGIAQTQTTNLAVVAPGIAEALLATAIGLVAAIPAVVIYNIFARMIGSYKATLGDVAAQVLLLQSRDLDLSASAVKPVRSAQKLHLG; encoded by the coding sequence GTGGGTAATAATTTGATGCAGACGGATCTCTCCGTCTGGGGTATGTATCATCATGCCGACATCGTAGTAAAGATTGTGATGATCGGCTTGATTCTGGCGTCTGTCGTCACCTGGGCTATTTTCTTTAGTAAGAGCGTGGAGCTGCTTTCGCACAAGCGCCGTCTTAAGCGCGAACAGCAGCAGCTGGCCGAAGCCCGCACCCTGAATCAGGCGAGCGACATGAGCGCTTCCTTCCAGGCCAAAAGCCTGACCACCCTGTTAATCAACGAAGCCCAGAACGAGCTCGAACTCTCTGCTGGCAGCGAAGATAACGAAGGTATCAAAGAGCGTACCGGCTTCCGTCTCGAGCGTCGCGTTGCGGCCATCGGTCGTCATATGGGGCGCGGTAACGGCTACCTGGCGACTATCGGTGCGATTTCGCCGTTCGTCGGTCTGTTCGGTACGGTCTGGGGCATCATGAACAGCTTTATCGGCATCGCCCAGACCCAGACCACCAACCTCGCGGTTGTGGCCCCCGGCATCGCAGAAGCCCTGCTGGCGACGGCGATTGGTCTGGTTGCCGCTATCCCGGCGGTGGTCATCTATAACATCTTCGCCCGCATGATCGGCAGCTACAAAGCGACCCTCGGTGACGTTGCCGCTCAGGTTCTGCTGCTGCAAAGCCGCGATCTGGACCTCAGCGCCAGCGCGGTCAAGCCGGTCCGTTCTGCTCAGAAATTACACTTAGGTTGA
- the yghB gene encoding DedA family general envelope maintenance protein YghB gives MAVIQEIIAALWQHDFAALADPHVVGIVYLVMFATLFLENGLLPASFLPGDSLLLLAGALIGKGVMDFAPTMVILTSAASLGCWLSYLQGRWLGNTRVVKSWLAQLPHKYHQRATCMFDRHGLLALLAGRFLAFVRTLLPTMAGISGLSNRRFQFFNWLSALLWVGVVTTLGYALNMIPFVKHHEDQVMTFLMILPVFLLVAGLVGTIVVVIRKKYCSA, from the coding sequence ATGGCTGTTATTCAAGAGATTATCGCTGCACTCTGGCAACACGATTTTGCAGCACTGGCGGACCCACACGTGGTGGGGATTGTTTATCTGGTAATGTTCGCCACGCTGTTTCTGGAAAACGGGCTACTGCCTGCCTCATTTTTACCGGGCGACAGCCTGCTGCTGCTGGCGGGCGCGTTAATCGGTAAAGGGGTGATGGACTTCGCGCCGACGATGGTGATCCTGACCTCCGCCGCCAGCCTGGGCTGCTGGCTGAGCTATTTGCAGGGCCGCTGGCTCGGCAATACGCGGGTGGTGAAAAGCTGGCTGGCGCAGTTGCCGCATAAATACCATCAGCGGGCGACCTGCATGTTCGATCGCCACGGCCTGCTGGCGCTGCTCGCCGGGCGTTTCCTGGCCTTTGTGCGTACCCTGCTGCCTACCATGGCGGGCATCTCCGGCCTCTCGAACCGTCGCTTCCAGTTCTTTAACTGGCTGAGCGCGCTGCTGTGGGTCGGGGTGGTAACCACCCTCGGCTATGCGCTGAATATGATCCCCTTCGTTAAACACCATGAAGATCAGGTCATGACCTTCCTGATGATCCTGCCGGTATTCCTGCTGGTTGCCGGGCTGGTGGGCACCATCGTGGTGGTGATCCGGAAGAAGTACTGTAGTGCCTGA
- the exbD gene encoding TonB system transport protein ExbD, which yields MAMRLNENLDDNGEMHEINVTPFIDVMLVLLIIFMVAAPLATVDVKVNLPASSSQPQPRPEKPIYLSVKADKSMFLGNDPVTDESVIPALNTLTDGKKDTTVFFRADKTVDYETMMKVMDTLHQAGYLKIGLVGEEKTVAK from the coding sequence ATGGCAATGCGTCTTAATGAAAATCTGGACGATAACGGCGAAATGCACGAAATCAACGTGACGCCGTTTATCGACGTCATGCTGGTTCTGCTGATTATCTTCATGGTTGCTGCGCCGCTGGCGACGGTGGACGTGAAGGTGAATCTGCCTGCCTCATCCAGCCAGCCGCAGCCGCGCCCGGAAAAACCGATTTATCTCTCCGTGAAGGCCGATAAATCTATGTTCCTGGGTAACGATCCGGTAACGGATGAGTCGGTGATCCCGGCGCTGAATACCCTGACCGACGGCAAGAAAGACACCACCGTCTTCTTCCGTGCCGACAAGACCGTCGACTACGAAACCATGATGAAGGTAATGGACACGCTGCATCAGGCGGGTTACCTGAAGATTGGCCTGGTAGGCGAAGAGAAAACAGTCGCGAAATAA
- a CDS encoding ESA_00282 family adhesion-associated protein: protein MNSIFYTVITLLLLTAVVLLLMKEFNKSSDAENAHNPAQPERMSKEEGEDHFSVLMNAITPVWYWRVNHEYIDFLHATIKRMNMVEINSIPDLFEAQRRCSDLNSAVYKYYDNIKKRCLNGEKVSHSDLEVMNLRQCFREFSLEAYPSLVVLVWPEYQRPVVKPEQV from the coding sequence ATGAACAGCATTTTTTATACTGTCATTACTTTGTTATTGCTTACCGCCGTGGTTCTTTTATTGATGAAAGAGTTCAATAAAAGCAGCGACGCAGAGAACGCGCACAACCCTGCCCAACCAGAGCGCATGTCTAAAGAAGAGGGCGAAGACCATTTTTCTGTGTTAATGAATGCGATTACGCCGGTTTGGTACTGGCGCGTTAATCATGAATATATAGATTTTCTCCATGCCACAATTAAACGAATGAATATGGTGGAAATAAATAGCATTCCTGACCTGTTTGAGGCGCAGCGTCGTTGCAGCGATCTTAACTCGGCGGTTTACAAATATTACGACAATATCAAGAAGCGCTGCCTTAATGGTGAGAAAGTGTCGCATTCCGATCTGGAGGTAATGAACCTGCGCCAGTGTTTCCGCGAGTTCAGCCTGGAGGCTTATCCGTCGCTGGTGGTACTGGTTTGGCCGGAATATCAACGGCCTGTCGTGAAGCCGGAGCAGGTATAG
- the metC gene encoding cystathionine beta-lyase: protein MKEKHLDTTLVQAGRSKKYTLGSVNSVIQRASSLVFDTVEEKKHATRNRAKGGLFYGRRGTLTHFSLQEAMCELEGGAGCALFPCGAAAVANTILAFVEQGDHILMTNTAYEPSQDFCTKILSKLGVTTGWFDPQIGAEIADLIQPNTRVVFLESPGSLTMEVHDVPAIVKAVRSRAPDAIIMIDNTWAAGVLFKALDFGIDISIQAATKYLIGHSDGMIGTAVSNARCWDQLRENAYLMGQMVDADTAYMTSRGLRTLSVRLRQHHESSLQIAQWLAQHPQVARVNHPALPGSVGHEFWQRDFTGSSGLFSFVLNKRLSNDELANYLDNFSLFSMAYSWGGFESLILPNQPEQIAGLRPGGEVDFTGTLIRLHIGLENVEDLIADLEAGFARIE, encoded by the coding sequence ATGAAAGAGAAACATCTTGATACCACCCTTGTCCAGGCGGGACGCAGCAAGAAATACACCCTCGGCTCGGTAAACAGCGTGATTCAGCGCGCCTCGTCGCTGGTGTTTGATACTGTCGAGGAGAAAAAGCACGCCACCCGTAACCGGGCAAAGGGCGGGCTGTTTTACGGACGTCGCGGCACGCTGACCCACTTCTCGTTACAGGAAGCGATGTGCGAGCTGGAAGGTGGCGCGGGCTGCGCGCTGTTCCCCTGCGGCGCGGCGGCAGTGGCCAATACCATTCTGGCGTTTGTCGAGCAGGGCGACCATATCCTGATGACCAACACCGCCTATGAACCGAGCCAGGACTTCTGTACCAAAATCCTCAGCAAGCTGGGCGTGACCACCGGCTGGTTCGATCCGCAGATCGGCGCGGAGATTGCCGATCTGATCCAACCCAATACCCGGGTGGTGTTCCTCGAATCGCCAGGCTCCCTCACCATGGAAGTGCATGACGTTCCGGCCATTGTAAAAGCGGTTCGTAGCAGAGCGCCGGACGCCATCATCATGATCGACAACACCTGGGCGGCAGGCGTGCTGTTTAAGGCGCTCGATTTTGGTATCGACATTTCAATTCAGGCGGCGACCAAATACCTGATCGGCCACTCGGACGGCATGATCGGCACCGCGGTCTCCAACGCCCGCTGCTGGGATCAGCTGCGTGAAAATGCCTATCTGATGGGGCAGATGGTGGATGCGGATACCGCCTACATGACCAGCCGTGGCCTGCGCACCCTGAGCGTGCGCCTGCGCCAGCATCATGAAAGCAGCCTGCAGATCGCCCAGTGGCTGGCACAGCATCCGCAGGTGGCGCGCGTCAACCATCCGGCGCTGCCGGGCAGCGTCGGGCATGAGTTCTGGCAACGTGACTTTACGGGCAGCAGCGGCCTGTTCTCGTTTGTGCTCAACAAGCGGCTGAGCAATGACGAGCTGGCAAACTACCTCGATAACTTCTCGCTGTTCAGCATGGCCTACTCGTGGGGCGGCTTTGAGTCGCTGATCCTGCCGAACCAGCCAGAGCAGATTGCCGGGCTGCGTCCGGGCGGGGAAGTGGACTTTACCGGCACCCTGATCCGTCTGCATATCGGTCTGGAAAATGTCGAAGATTTGATTGCCGATTTAGAGGCCGGATTTGCGCGTATCGAGTAG
- a CDS encoding SDR family oxidoreductase, which yields MANSQSKIQDPTTQYYTGEYPKQKQPVPGVQSKMDPVPDCGEKSYKGSGRLQDRKALVTGGDSGIGRAAAIAYAREGADVAINYLPAEEEDAQQVKQLIEEAGRRAVLIPGDLSDEKFARSLVHKAHQELGGLDVLALVAGKQVAVEKIADLTTEQFKETYTVNVLALFWITQEALPLLPAGASIITTSSIQAYQPSPHLLDYASTKAAILNFSRGLAKQVAESGVRVNVVAPGPIWTALQISGGQPQEKIPQFGQQTPMKRAGQPAELAPVYVYLASQESSYVTAEVHGVCGGEHLG from the coding sequence ATGGCAAATTCCCAGAGCAAAATTCAGGACCCCACCACCCAGTACTACACCGGCGAATACCCCAAACAGAAGCAGCCCGTCCCTGGTGTGCAGAGCAAGATGGATCCGGTGCCGGACTGCGGCGAGAAGAGCTATAAAGGCAGCGGCAGACTACAGGATCGTAAGGCGCTGGTGACAGGGGGCGATTCAGGTATTGGACGCGCTGCCGCCATCGCTTACGCGCGTGAAGGCGCAGACGTCGCTATTAACTACCTGCCCGCTGAAGAAGAGGATGCGCAGCAGGTTAAGCAGCTGATAGAAGAAGCCGGACGCAGAGCGGTGCTGATCCCCGGCGACCTGAGCGATGAAAAATTTGCCCGTTCGCTGGTGCATAAAGCCCATCAGGAACTGGGTGGACTGGATGTGCTGGCCCTGGTGGCCGGCAAGCAGGTGGCGGTCGAGAAGATTGCCGACCTGACAACGGAGCAGTTTAAAGAGACCTATACGGTGAACGTGCTGGCGCTGTTCTGGATAACCCAGGAGGCGTTGCCGCTGCTGCCAGCCGGGGCGAGCATTATTACCACTTCGTCGATTCAGGCCTATCAGCCGAGTCCACACCTGCTGGACTATGCCTCTACTAAAGCGGCGATCCTTAACTTCAGCCGCGGGCTGGCGAAACAGGTGGCCGAGAGCGGCGTGCGCGTCAACGTAGTGGCCCCGGGACCTATCTGGACGGCGCTGCAAATCTCCGGCGGTCAGCCGCAGGAGAAAATCCCGCAGTTTGGTCAGCAGACGCCGATGAAGCGCGCAGGGCAGCCTGCGGAGCTGGCACCGGTGTATGTCTATCTGGCAAGTCAGGAATCAAGCTATGTGACCGCGGAAGTGCACGGGGTGTGCGGCGGGGAGCATCTGGGGTAG
- a CDS encoding TIGR00645 family protein, translated as MERFFENAMYASRWLLAPVYFGLSLALVALCIKFFQEIFHVLPHIFSIAESDLILVLLSLVDMTLVGGLLVMVMFSGYENFVSQLDISSDKEKLSWLGKMDASSLKNKVAASIVAISSIHLLRVFMDAKNIPDNKLMWYVIIHLTFVLSAFVMGYLDKLSRK; from the coding sequence ATGGAACGCTTTTTTGAAAACGCAATGTATGCCTCCCGCTGGCTGTTAGCCCCGGTCTATTTTGGCCTCTCGCTGGCGCTTGTGGCCCTATGTATTAAATTCTTCCAGGAAATTTTTCACGTCCTGCCGCATATTTTCAGCATCGCAGAATCCGACCTGATCCTGGTGCTGCTGTCGCTGGTGGATATGACCCTGGTTGGCGGCCTGCTGGTGATGGTGATGTTCTCAGGCTATGAAAATTTTGTCTCGCAGCTGGATATTTCGTCCGATAAAGAGAAGCTCAGCTGGCTGGGCAAAATGGATGCCTCGTCGCTGAAAAACAAAGTCGCCGCCTCGATTGTGGCCATCTCGTCGATTCACCTGCTGCGGGTGTTTATGGACGCCAAAAATATCCCGGATAACAAGCTGATGTGGTACGTGATCATTCACCTGACGTTTGTGCTGTCAGCGTTTGTGATGGGGTATCTGGATAAGCTGAGCCGGAAGTAA
- a CDS encoding cytoplasmic protein, with product MNNVKDVDNNNVYLALDDKKSDEFILEQNLAALKEIKNAEIQRIAKELLSIPAGLVRLKWQNRREIYPLQVKEEIYGATINAIMAQRPDLKEKILARLETNYQYLRARETATLRVTRKLADEGYRTTSVTTVALNEEVLAAKATPPAQKP from the coding sequence ATGAATAACGTGAAGGATGTTGATAACAACAACGTTTATTTAGCTTTAGATGATAAAAAGAGCGATGAATTTATCTTAGAGCAAAACCTGGCAGCGCTGAAAGAGATTAAAAATGCGGAAATACAACGCATTGCAAAAGAGCTGCTCTCTATTCCGGCGGGCCTGGTGCGCCTGAAATGGCAGAATCGCCGGGAAATTTATCCGTTACAGGTTAAAGAAGAGATCTACGGCGCGACAATTAACGCCATTATGGCGCAGCGGCCAGACTTAAAAGAAAAAATACTGGCCCGCCTCGAAACCAATTATCAGTATTTGCGGGCACGTGAAACTGCCACCCTGCGCGTCACCCGTAAACTGGCCGATGAAGGCTATCGCACCACCAGCGTGACCACCGTTGCGCTGAATGAAGAGGTGCTGGCCGCGAAAGCAACGCCTCCTGCGCAAAAACCGTAA